A stretch of DNA from Hoeflea ulvae:
CTGCTGAATTCCGACCTTCCGGTGCCTGAAGGGGTGATCGGTCCGCGCGGCAAAAGTGCGACCAAACGGTTTGCAGTCTACCGCAACAACATGACCGTCAGTCTGATCGAGGCTCTTGCAAGCATTTTTCCAGCCGTTGAGCGGCTTGTCGGCGAAGACTTCTTCCGCGACATGGCGCGGGTCTATCTGCTGGAAGAACCTCCGCGCACACCCTTGATGTTTGAATATGGCGGCGGCTTTGCCGCCTTCCTCGAAGGCTTCGAGCCGGTGGCCAAGCTGGTCTACCTGCCGGACGTCGCACGACTGGAACGCGCCTGGCTCGACGCCTTTCACGCAGCCGACGCTTCGCCATTGCCCCCCGGGGCGCTGGGCGCGATCCCGCCCGAGTGCCTGGGAGACGTGGTTTTCACGCCACATCCGGCGACACGCCTGGTGCAAAGCCGATACGCCTCCGTGTCGATCTTTTCGGCCAGCCGTGAAGAGCGACCGCTGGATGCCATCCGGCCGCTTGACCCCGAGGACGGCCTGATCACCCGGCCGCATTACGACGTGCAGGTCCGGCAATTGCCGCCCGGCGCCGCGGTGTTCTTCAAAGCCCTTATGGCCGGAACTTCGCTTGGTGACGCCGCCGGCCTGACACTGGAACAGCATCCGGGATTCGATCTGCCGTCCGCCATTTCAGCCATGCTCGAAGCCGGCGTTTTTTCAGCCTGTTCTCCCGGTCGGGCCCATTCGGAGCACAGCGCATGACATCCTCAATCAATTTTCTCACCGACCTTCATAACCGGGTCTTCGGTTTTCTCGAACGGATCGGCGACAGCTGGCTGCTCGGGCTGATTGCCCGCTTTGCCTTTGCCTCGGTATTGTGGATGTATTTTCTCAATTCGGCGAAAACCAAGGTCGGAGACGGCCTGCTCGGGTTCTTCTCGGTGTCCTCCGGCGCCTATTACCAGATCGCGCTGCCGGCTGTCGAAGCTGCCGGGGGCGATGTCGATGCGGTGTCCTTCCTGCCCTGGGGCCTGATCGTCATCCTGGGCACCTATGCCGAATTCATTCTGCCGCTGCTGATCGTCATCGGCCTGTTCTCGCGCCTTGCCGCGCTGGGCATGATCGGCTTCATCGCGGTGCAGACATACGTCGACATCACCGTGCATGACATCGGCGCCAAGGCCATCGGCGCCATGTTTGACCGCTTCCCCGACGTCGTGGTGGCTGACCAGAGGCTGCTGTGGCTGGTGCCGCTGCTGGTCATCGCCATCAAGGGTCCGGGACTGTTGTCGGTCGATGCGCTGCTGGCAAAGCGGCGCGGCTGACGGACGGCCAGAACGGGACTCCGGGCCCCGACTTTGCTGAGATACAAAAAATGGCGCCCAGTTTCCTGAGCGCCACATGGCCTGCCCCGAAAGGGGTTGAAATCAGGCCGTTGTTGCTTCGATCTGCTTGGGCTCTGCCCCGGCATCGCTGGTAATGGCGATACGGCGCGGCTTCATGGCTTCAGGAAGCTCGCGAACCAGATCCACATGCAGCAGACCGTTGCGCAGCGAGGCTCCGGTCACTTCGACATGGTCGGCCAGCTGGAAGCGGCGTTCAAACGCGCGTTTGGCAATGCCGCGATAGAGGTATTCCGAGCCGGAATCCTCATTTTCCTCGACCTTTTCACCCTTGACCGTCAGCGCATGTTCGCGCGCTTCGATCGAGATCTCGGACTCTTCGAAACCGGCCACCGCCATGGTGATGCGGTAGGTGGTCTCGCCGGTCCGTTCGATATTGTAGGGCGGATAGGACTGAGCCTGATCCGGTGTGGCCAGGCTGTCGAGCATGGTCAGCAGTTTGTCGAAACCGACAGTGGAACGATAGAGCGGTGCAAAGTCAACGTGACGCATAAGTGTCCTCCTTGAGAGCGACTAGGGTTAAGCGTTCTGGCCCTTGGGCTGCCCCGCATTGGGCGGCATCCCGGCCAGCAGACCCGACAATCGGCGCCTGCGAGACCAATGTGGGAATTGCCGAAGGCCGGTTCAAGATCTTTTCAATGCAGATGTGAACCGCACAAGACGGGATGAATGCGGGATGAACAGCAGGTTCCGGGAGCGTTCATCTGCCATCGGCAATGATCGCACCTGTCAGGCCAACACGGGCCTGTCCCGCCCGGAACATCCCGTCCCTTCTGTTCCAGGCACCTGTCCGGGGCCGCATCCGATGCGGCTCCGGACCTTTTTCCTTTTGACCTTGGCCTGGGGAAGCACTAATCCCGATCCCATGAGCGATGATCCTCCCCAGCTGATCGAGACCGATGGCAATCCGGTGCCGGGCAACCATGTGGTTGGCTGGTTCAACGGTGTCGGCGGCAAGCGGCTGCGCTATGCGATCTTCAAGTCCGATGTCCCGGTGGCGGCCGGCACCGTGGTCTTGCTGCACGGCCGCAATGAATGCATCGAGAAATATTTCGAGACCATCCGTCATTTCACCGATCGCGGGCTCTGGGTGGCGACCTTCGACTGGCGCGGACAAGGGCTGTCGCAGCGGCTGCTGAAAAACCCCTTGCGCGGCCACCTGCGCCGGTTCCGGCACATGGAAGCGGATCTGTCGACTTTTCTCGAAACCATCGTATTGCCGGAAACAAGACTGCCGTTCTGCCTGGTCGCCCATTCGATGGGGGCGCTGGTGGCGCTGTCGATGGCGCCCCGGCTTGCCAACCGCATTGAACGCATGGCGCTGATTGCCCCCTTTGTCGAACTCTCCAACCAGCCGATCTCGTCCTGGACCACCCGGGTGATCACGCGGGCGCTTCGCCTGGCAGGTTTCGGCTGGCTCAGCTCCGGCAAGGATCGCTTCCCGCAGCCTTTCAAGGGCAATGCCCTGACCACCGACATCGACCGGTTTTCCCGCAACCAGGCACTCTATCTGGCCCATCCCGAATTGCGCCTTGGGCCGCCCACGGTCTGCTGGGTCAGCGAAATGCTGGGCGCGATGGGGCGGGCCACCAGCTTCGAGCATCTCGACCAGGTCCATGTCCCGACCCTGCTGATCGGAGCCGGCAACGACCCGATTGTCGCGCCGCATGCCATCGAAGCCGTCGGCAACCGTTTCCGCGCCGGCCGGGCGATCATGATCGATGGCGCCCGCCACGAAATCCTCCAGGAGGCCGACCGCTACAGGCTGGCAGCACTGGCTGCGATCGATGCCTTCATCCCGGCCGATCAGATGTCGAAAGTGCTCACGAAAAAAGCCGTCAGCCAGCCCGGTTGAGCAGCTCCAGCGCCGCCTGGTGCAGCTCGGGCGAGCCGCTGGCGACAATGCTGCCGCCATGTTCGGGGCGATCGCCGCTCCAGGTCGTCATCACCCCGCCTGCCTGCTCGACCAGCGAAATCAGCCCGCCGACATCATAGGCCTTGAGCCCGGACTCCACCACCAGATCGATATGTCCGGCAGCAACCATGGCATAGGCGTAGCAATCGCAGCCATAGCGGGCGAGCTGAACGGCATCTTCCACCCGCTTGTAGGCCGGCTCCAGATCGGCGGGGAAAATCGCGGGCGACGTGGTCATCATGGTCGCCTGGCTCAGCGGAACCCCCTTGCGGGTCTGCATCCGCGTTGACTTGCCATTGCGCCAGACGAAGGCGCCGTCGGGTGAGCCGATGAATCTCTCGCCGGTGAAGGGCTGGTCCATCATGCCCATCACCGCCCGTCCCTTGTGATAGAGCCCCACCAGCGTGCCCCAGACCGGCAAACCGGAAATGAAGGCGCGGGTGCCGTCGATCGGATCGATCACCCAGACATAATCCCGGTCCAGGCCGATATCGTCCTGCTCTTCGCCGAGAATTCCGTGGTCAGGATAACGTTCGGTGATCACCTGCCGGATGGCTTTTTCGGCCTCGCGGTCAGCCTCTGTGACCGGATCAAATCCGCCGACATGCTTGTTGTCGACGGTGACGGCCATGCGAAAACGGGGAAGCGTTTGCGTCGCCGCGGCTTCGGCGATGGTGTCGAAAAAGGCAATTTCAGGAAGCACAGCGAACTCCGGACTGGGACAGGATTGGGGGCGGGGCAAGGGATCCGTTTTTACGCATCTGTCCTGACCCGGGCCGGTATGAAAAGCAAGTGCGGCAAGCAAAGGCTCGACGGACTCTTCGCACATGCAAAATAATTCTTCGGCACAATTGACTTTTGTGCAATGCAGCATTAACAATTACTGACAGTCTTTTGACTGCAAATGCCCTCCTTGGGCGTTTCCTCCCTAGATTTTGCCGCGCCTCGTGCGCGGTTTTTTTTGGTCTTGCATCCCGGGATCAGCTATTCGGCGGCAAGGCGGTCATCACCGAGATCTTCGCGCACATGCGCCATCATCTCGCCGGCAAACTCGCCCAGATCGGCTTTCAGCAGGTCGAAGCCAGCGGTCTTCTCGAGCGTATCCTCATTGACATAGAGTCCGCGGTTGATCTCGATCTGCAGCGCATGCAGGCCCCGCGCCGGCCGGCCGTAATGCTCGGTGATGAACCCGCCGGCATAGGGCTTGTTGCGCACCACATTGTAGCCGAGGCTCGACAGGATCGACACCGCGGCGTGCGAGAGATCATGGGCGGCGCTGACGCCGTAACGGTCGCCGATGATCATGTCCGGCCGCCGGTTGCCGCCGGCCACGCGGATATTGGCCGGCATCGAATGGCAATCGATCAGGATCGCCTTGCCGAACTGGACATGGGTCTGGGCAATCATCCGGCGCAAGGTGGCGTGGTAGGGCCGGTACACCCGCTCGATGCGCGAGAGCCCCTCCTCCACGCTGAGCCGTCCCCGGTAGATATCCATGTTTTCGGCCACCAGCCGCGGAATCGTGCCAAGCCCCCCGGCCACCCGCATCGAGCCGATATTGGCAAATGACGGCAAGGTGCCGTCAAACATGCGCGGATCGAGCTCATAGGGTTCGCGGTTGACGTCGAGCCAGGCCCGCGGAAACTGCGCCGCCAGCAGCGGCGCCCCCAGCTGGATCACCCCGGCAAACAGTTCATCGACATAATGGTCCTCGGACCGCCGGATCGAAGTCCGGTCAAGCCGCGACATCGCCAGAAACGCGTCCGGATAGACCCGCCCCGAATGCGGCGAATTGAACACGAAAGGCTCGGTCTGTTGCATCGGGCGGCGAATCTCGAAGGGCGCAACAGCGTGCG
This window harbors:
- a CDS encoding Hsp20 family protein, coding for MRHVDFAPLYRSTVGFDKLLTMLDSLATPDQAQSYPPYNIERTGETTYRITMAVAGFEESEISIEAREHALTVKGEKVEENEDSGSEYLYRGIAKRAFERRFQLADHVEVTGASLRNGLLHVDLVRELPEAMKPRRIAITSDAGAEPKQIEATTA
- a CDS encoding alpha/beta fold hydrolase yields the protein MSDDPPQLIETDGNPVPGNHVVGWFNGVGGKRLRYAIFKSDVPVAAGTVVLLHGRNECIEKYFETIRHFTDRGLWVATFDWRGQGLSQRLLKNPLRGHLRRFRHMEADLSTFLETIVLPETRLPFCLVAHSMGALVALSMAPRLANRIERMALIAPFVELSNQPISSWTTRVITRALRLAGFGWLSSGKDRFPQPFKGNALTTDIDRFSRNQALYLAHPELRLGPPTVCWVSEMLGAMGRATSFEHLDQVHVPTLLIGAGNDPIVAPHAIEAVGNRFRAGRAIMIDGARHEILQEADRYRLAALAAIDAFIPADQMSKVLTKKAVSQPG
- a CDS encoding DNA-binding domain-containing protein — its product is MPRNDELPPAAQLGFGSALLNSDLPVPEGVIGPRGKSATKRFAVYRNNMTVSLIEALASIFPAVERLVGEDFFRDMARVYLLEEPPRTPLMFEYGGGFAAFLEGFEPVAKLVYLPDVARLERAWLDAFHAADASPLPPGALGAIPPECLGDVVFTPHPATRLVQSRYASVSIFSASREERPLDAIRPLDPEDGLITRPHYDVQVRQLPPGAAVFFKALMAGTSLGDAAGLTLEQHPGFDLPSAISAMLEAGVFSACSPGRAHSEHSA
- the hisN gene encoding histidinol-phosphatase, whose amino-acid sequence is MLPEIAFFDTIAEAAATQTLPRFRMAVTVDNKHVGGFDPVTEADREAEKAIRQVITERYPDHGILGEEQDDIGLDRDYVWVIDPIDGTRAFISGLPVWGTLVGLYHKGRAVMGMMDQPFTGERFIGSPDGAFVWRNGKSTRMQTRKGVPLSQATMMTTSPAIFPADLEPAYKRVEDAVQLARYGCDCYAYAMVAAGHIDLVVESGLKAYDVGGLISLVEQAGGVMTTWSGDRPEHGGSIVASGSPELHQAALELLNRAG
- a CDS encoding N-formylglutamate amidohydrolase encodes the protein MPGANNAPDTVSHAVAPFEIRRPMQQTEPFVFNSPHSGRVYPDAFLAMSRLDRTSIRRSEDHYVDELFAGVIQLGAPLLAAQFPRAWLDVNREPYELDPRMFDGTLPSFANIGSMRVAGGLGTIPRLVAENMDIYRGRLSVEEGLSRIERVYRPYHATLRRMIAQTHVQFGKAILIDCHSMPANIRVAGGNRRPDMIIGDRYGVSAAHDLSHAAVSILSSLGYNVVRNKPYAGGFITEHYGRPARGLHALQIEINRGLYVNEDTLEKTAGFDLLKADLGEFAGEMMAHVREDLGDDRLAAE
- a CDS encoding DoxX family protein; this translates as MTSSINFLTDLHNRVFGFLERIGDSWLLGLIARFAFASVLWMYFLNSAKTKVGDGLLGFFSVSSGAYYQIALPAVEAAGGDVDAVSFLPWGLIVILGTYAEFILPLLIVIGLFSRLAALGMIGFIAVQTYVDITVHDIGAKAIGAMFDRFPDVVVADQRLLWLVPLLVIAIKGPGLLSVDALLAKRRG